From Carbonactinospora thermoautotrophica, the proteins below share one genomic window:
- a CDS encoding trypsin-like serine peptidase — protein sequence MKTWASMLLALVLAVTGATMVGAGALRLLGSRTTAPGTVSETPPVSETPPGRTFSPDETERSLDYWSPERLQETDADAGDPGFWAGRPLDERPPEPVTPTAVQRPYESRPEAIIGRLFFVDDKGRRGSCSATVVDSPTRNMVWTAGHCVHGGRGGTWFRDMVFIPAYNSGGDLRDQRAFAPYGKWAVEFAGTSNMWIKYGAHKENSAYSWDYGAFTVAPNRAGQRLQDVLGAGARIYFNPPRDLLVSSFGYPAGAPYRGDTLYRCDSRVSNYRPRGSVAGQDLNGPPMFWIGCGMTSGSSGGGWFANIGGQVYLVSNTSMGWHDAGVQAGPYLDQGAREVFEKLVRTSEHVRSPA from the coding sequence TTGAAGACCTGGGCGTCGATGCTGCTGGCCCTGGTCCTGGCCGTCACCGGCGCCACCATGGTGGGGGCCGGCGCCCTGAGGCTGCTGGGCTCGCGGACCACGGCGCCGGGAACGGTGAGCGAGACGCCACCGGTGAGCGAGACGCCACCGGGACGGACGTTCTCGCCGGACGAGACCGAGCGGTCGCTGGACTACTGGTCGCCGGAGCGCCTCCAGGAGACCGACGCCGACGCGGGCGACCCCGGGTTCTGGGCGGGGCGCCCGCTCGACGAGCGGCCGCCCGAGCCGGTCACCCCGACGGCGGTGCAGCGCCCGTACGAGAGCCGGCCCGAGGCGATCATCGGACGGCTGTTCTTCGTGGACGACAAGGGCCGCCGCGGCAGCTGTTCGGCCACCGTGGTCGACAGCCCCACCCGCAACATGGTCTGGACGGCCGGGCACTGCGTGCACGGCGGGCGCGGTGGCACGTGGTTTCGCGACATGGTGTTCATCCCGGCCTACAACTCCGGCGGTGACCTGCGCGACCAGCGCGCCTTCGCCCCGTACGGCAAGTGGGCGGTCGAGTTCGCCGGCACCAGCAACATGTGGATCAAGTACGGCGCGCACAAGGAGAACTCGGCGTACAGCTGGGACTATGGCGCCTTCACGGTCGCACCCAACCGCGCGGGGCAGCGCCTGCAGGACGTCCTCGGCGCCGGGGCGCGCATCTACTTCAACCCGCCGCGCGACCTGCTGGTCAGCTCGTTCGGGTACCCGGCGGGCGCCCCGTACCGGGGTGACACCCTGTACCGCTGCGACTCCCGCGTCTCCAACTACCGCCCGCGCGGCAGCGTAGCCGGACAGGATCTGAACGGTCCCCCGATGTTCTGGATCGGGTGTGGCATGACCAGCGGATCCTCCGGCGGCGGCTGGTTCGCCAACATCGGCGGCCAGGTGTACCTGGTCAGCAACACGTCGATGGGCTGGCACGACGCGGGCGTCCAGGCCGGCCCCTACCTCGATCAAGGCGCCCGCGAGGTGTTCGAGAAGCTGGTGCGCACGAGCGAGCACGTCAGGTCCCCGGCGTAG
- a CDS encoding Rieske (2Fe-2S) protein has product MVSEPVPTPEQANAIDRRSVLWRCCAVGAVGVVGVVAGCSSDNDQSVGNQQETGGASDQGSGQPGGGAQGQALAKTSQIPVGGGMVIAARKIVVTQPTAGDFRAFSAVCPHRGCLVSQVSGGRITCPCHGSVFSASDGSVQQGPANLPLDKVNIRVEGDSIAPA; this is encoded by the coding sequence ATGGTGAGCGAGCCCGTCCCGACCCCGGAGCAGGCGAACGCCATCGACCGCCGGTCCGTGCTGTGGCGGTGCTGCGCGGTGGGCGCGGTGGGCGTGGTCGGCGTCGTCGCGGGGTGCTCGTCCGACAACGACCAGAGCGTCGGGAACCAGCAGGAGACCGGCGGCGCGAGCGACCAGGGCAGCGGCCAGCCCGGCGGCGGTGCCCAGGGGCAGGCGCTCGCCAAGACTTCCCAGATCCCGGTCGGCGGGGGCATGGTCATCGCCGCGCGGAAGATCGTCGTCACCCAGCCCACCGCGGGTGACTTCCGCGCGTTCAGCGCCGTGTGCCCGCACCGGGGCTGCTTGGTGAGCCAGGTGTCGGGCGGCCGCATCACGTGCCCCTGCCACGGCAGCGTGTTCAGCGCCAGCGACGGGTCCGTCCAGCAGGGCCCGGCGAACCTGCCGCTGGACAAGGTGAACATCCGGGTCGAAGGTGACTCGATCGCGCCGGCGTGA
- the uvrA gene encoding excinuclease ABC subunit UvrA produces MADRLIVRGAREHNLKDVSLDLPRDSLIVFTGLSGSGKSSLAFDTIFAEGQRRYVESLSAYARQFLGQMDKPDVDFIEGLSPAVSIDQKASSRNPRSTVGTITEVYDYLRLLYARIGRPHCPECGRPIARQTPQQIVDRVLELEEGTRFQVLAPVVRGRKGEYADLFRELQAKGYSRVRVDGVVYPLTEPPTLKKYEKHTIEVVVDRLTVKRSARQRLTDSIETALRLAGGIVLLDFVDLPEDDPHRERMFSEHLACLYDDLSFEELEPRSFSFNSPYGACPDCTGLGTRMEVDPELVVPDPDKTLEEGAIAPWSGGHAGEYFTRLIEALAETLGFRTDVPWSRLPAKAKKVLLHGYDEQIQVRYHNRYGRERRYYTKFEGAIPYIERRHSEAESDTSRERFEGYMRQVPCPTCKGARLKPISLAVTVGGKSIAEVSAMSIGECADFLKNLSLTERERHIAERILKEVNARLGFLVDVGLDYLSLDRAAATLAGGEAQRIRLATQIGSGLVGVLYVLDEPSIGLHQRDNHRLIETLVRLRDLGNTLIVVEHDEDTIRTADWIVDIGPGAGEHGGQIVHSGPLEGLLANEHSITGAYLAGRKTIPVPQQRRKSNGKALTVHGAREHNLKNITVSFPLGVFCAVTGVSGSGKSTLVNDILYAHLARELYGAREVPGKHRKITGIEHVDKVVHVDQSPIGRTPRSNPATYTGVFDHIRKLFASAPEAKVRGYLPGRFSFNVKGGRCEACAGDGTIRIEMQFLPDVYVPCEVCHGARYNRETLEVHYKGKTIAEVLDMPIEEALDFFAAVPAIARHLKTLVDVGLGYVRLGQPAPTLSGGEAQRVKLAAELQKRSTGRTVYVLDEPTTGLHFEDIRKLLQVLQSLVDKGNTVIVIEHNLDVIKAADWIIDMGPEGGSGGGTVVAQGTPEEVALVPQSHTGRFLREILADRLEEEVSA; encoded by the coding sequence GTGGCCGACCGACTCATCGTCCGTGGCGCGCGTGAGCACAACCTCAAGGACGTCTCGCTGGACCTGCCGCGGGACAGCCTGATCGTGTTCACCGGCCTGTCCGGGTCCGGCAAGTCCAGCCTCGCCTTCGACACCATCTTCGCCGAGGGGCAGCGTCGGTACGTCGAGTCGCTGTCGGCGTACGCCCGGCAGTTCCTCGGCCAGATGGACAAGCCGGACGTGGACTTCATCGAGGGCCTGTCCCCGGCGGTGTCGATCGATCAGAAGGCATCCTCGCGCAACCCCCGGTCCACGGTGGGCACCATCACCGAGGTGTACGACTACCTGCGGCTGCTCTACGCCCGCATCGGGCGGCCGCACTGCCCCGAATGCGGGCGGCCGATCGCCCGGCAGACCCCGCAGCAGATCGTCGACCGGGTGCTGGAGCTGGAGGAGGGCACCCGTTTCCAGGTGCTCGCGCCCGTGGTGCGCGGCCGCAAGGGCGAGTACGCCGACCTGTTCCGTGAGCTGCAGGCCAAGGGGTACAGCCGGGTCCGTGTCGACGGGGTGGTGTACCCGCTGACCGAGCCGCCGACGCTGAAGAAGTACGAGAAGCACACGATCGAGGTGGTCGTCGACCGGCTCACGGTCAAGCGGTCCGCCCGGCAGCGGCTCACCGACTCGATCGAGACCGCGCTGCGCCTGGCCGGAGGGATCGTCCTGCTCGACTTCGTGGACCTGCCCGAGGACGACCCGCACCGGGAGCGGATGTTCTCCGAGCATCTGGCCTGCCTGTACGACGACCTGTCGTTCGAGGAGCTGGAGCCGCGGTCGTTCTCGTTCAACTCCCCCTACGGCGCCTGCCCGGACTGCACCGGGCTCGGCACCCGCATGGAGGTGGACCCCGAACTGGTCGTCCCCGACCCGGACAAGACCCTGGAGGAGGGGGCGATCGCGCCCTGGTCGGGCGGGCACGCCGGGGAGTACTTCACCCGGTTGATCGAGGCGCTCGCGGAGACCCTCGGCTTCCGCACCGACGTGCCGTGGAGCCGGCTGCCGGCCAAGGCGAAGAAGGTGCTGCTGCACGGGTACGACGAGCAGATCCAGGTGCGCTACCACAACCGGTACGGCCGGGAGCGGCGGTACTACACCAAGTTCGAGGGCGCGATCCCCTACATCGAGCGCCGTCACTCGGAGGCGGAGTCCGACACGAGCCGGGAGCGGTTCGAGGGGTACATGCGCCAGGTGCCGTGCCCGACCTGCAAGGGCGCGCGGCTCAAGCCGATCTCCCTCGCGGTCACCGTCGGCGGCAAGTCGATCGCCGAGGTCTCGGCCATGTCGATCGGGGAGTGCGCGGACTTCCTCAAGAACCTGTCACTCACCGAGCGGGAGCGGCACATCGCCGAGCGGATCCTCAAGGAGGTCAACGCCCGGCTCGGCTTCCTGGTCGACGTGGGCCTGGACTACCTGTCGCTGGACCGGGCGGCGGCGACCCTGGCCGGCGGGGAGGCACAGCGGATCCGGCTCGCCACCCAGATCGGCTCCGGCCTGGTCGGCGTGCTGTACGTGCTGGACGAGCCGTCGATCGGCCTGCACCAGCGGGACAACCACCGGCTCATCGAGACCTTGGTGCGGCTGCGGGACCTGGGCAACACGCTGATCGTCGTCGAGCACGACGAGGACACCATCCGCACCGCCGACTGGATCGTCGACATCGGCCCGGGCGCGGGCGAGCACGGCGGCCAGATCGTCCACTCCGGGCCGCTGGAGGGGCTGCTCGCCAACGAGCACTCGATCACCGGCGCGTACCTGGCCGGTCGCAAGACCATCCCGGTGCCGCAGCAGCGCCGCAAGTCCAACGGCAAGGCGCTCACCGTGCACGGGGCGCGGGAGCACAACCTCAAGAACATCACCGTGTCGTTCCCGCTGGGCGTGTTCTGCGCGGTGACCGGCGTGTCCGGGTCGGGCAAGTCGACGCTGGTCAACGACATCCTGTACGCGCACCTGGCGCGCGAGCTGTACGGGGCGCGCGAGGTGCCGGGCAAGCACCGGAAGATCACCGGCATCGAGCACGTCGACAAGGTCGTGCACGTCGACCAGTCGCCGATCGGCCGCACCCCCCGGTCCAACCCGGCCACCTACACCGGGGTGTTCGACCACATCCGCAAGCTGTTCGCGTCCGCGCCCGAGGCCAAGGTCCGCGGCTACCTGCCGGGCCGGTTCTCGTTCAACGTCAAGGGCGGCCGGTGCGAGGCGTGCGCCGGGGACGGCACGATCCGCATCGAGATGCAGTTCCTCCCGGACGTGTACGTGCCCTGCGAGGTGTGCCACGGCGCCCGGTACAACCGGGAGACCCTGGAGGTCCACTACAAGGGCAAGACGATCGCCGAGGTCCTCGACATGCCGATCGAGGAGGCGCTCGACTTCTTCGCCGCCGTGCCGGCGATCGCCCGGCACCTGAAGACCCTGGTCGACGTGGGCCTGGGGTACGTGCGGCTCGGCCAGCCCGCGCCCACCCTGTCCGGCGGGGAGGCGCAGCGGGTCAAGCTCGCCGCCGAGCTGCAGAAGCGCTCGACCGGCCGGACCGTGTACGTGTTGGACGAGCCCACCACTGGCCTGCACTTCGAGGACATCCGCAAGCTGCTCCAGGTGCTGCAGAGCCTGGTCGACAAGGGCAACACGGTCATCGTCATCGAGCACAACCTCGATGTGATCAAGGCGGCCGACTGGATCATCGACATGGGCCCGGAGGGCGGCAGCGGCGGCGGTACGGTGGTGGCGCAGGGCACGCCCGAGGAGGTCGCCCTGGTGCCGCAGAGCCACACCGGGCGGTTCCTGCGGGAGATCCTCGCCGACCGGCTGGAGGAGGAGGTGTCGGCATGA
- a CDS encoding MBL fold metallo-hydrolase — protein sequence MTYHGNVQVGGPPDVRELTDLVITKIAVGPYDNNAYLLRCRDTGEQLLIDAANEPDTLLKLINGELARVVTTHRHADHWQALEAVVSATGARTAAGRYDAEAIPVPTDELIDDGDEIRVGRCVLRAIHLVGHTPGSIALLYDDPKGHPHLFTGDCLFPGGVGNTFGSRENFERLFSDVKTKLFDQLPDETWVYPGHGRDTTLGAERPHLPEWQARGW from the coding sequence ATGACATACCACGGCAATGTGCAGGTCGGGGGCCCGCCGGACGTCCGGGAGTTGACCGACCTGGTGATCACCAAGATCGCGGTCGGCCCGTACGACAACAACGCGTACCTGCTGCGTTGCCGGGACACCGGCGAGCAGTTGCTGATCGACGCGGCCAACGAGCCCGACACCTTGCTCAAGTTGATCAACGGCGAACTGGCCCGGGTGGTGACCACGCACCGGCACGCCGACCACTGGCAGGCGCTGGAGGCCGTCGTCTCCGCGACGGGGGCGCGCACGGCCGCCGGCCGGTACGACGCCGAGGCGATCCCGGTGCCGACCGACGAGCTCATCGACGACGGCGACGAGATCCGGGTGGGCCGTTGCGTGCTGCGCGCGATCCACCTGGTCGGACACACGCCCGGCAGCATCGCGCTGCTGTACGACGACCCCAAGGGCCACCCGCACCTGTTCACCGGCGACTGCCTGTTCCCCGGCGGGGTGGGCAACACGTTCGGCAGCCGGGAGAACTTCGAGCGGCTGTTCTCCGACGTGAAGACCAAACTGTTCGACCAGCTCCCCGACGAGACCTGGGTCTACCCCGGCCACGGCCGCGACACCACCCTCGGCGCCGAACGCCCCCACCTGCCGGAGTGGCAGGCTCGTGGCTGGTGA